TGGCCCAAGTCATGGGAACACTATGTCGCAGCTATTAATACGGCCTTTGACGCCCAAAGTGCAGAGTCGCCGGAAAGGCTTCTGAGGCATCAATGCATCTACACACCAGCCATTAGAGCAGAAAGCGGCAACTGAGCGCCACAGCTTAGACAGACGGTGGACACCCGGTACCCTGGGTTCGCTGCGTTCCCGACTTTGACACTCACCCATCGGCCGCACAGAACCAGACACCCGCTTgttagctaacaagctagcgcAGGTTCTATGAAACCTATCAACATTGTCAGTCTAACGCCAGCCGCGGAAAGAAGTTGCACAACCACACGAGCtataaatacaacatttttgtccatttgtcaAATGTTAACCTACATTCCATTTTGTGTGGTGGTCGATTACCGACTGCACCGCGCAACTTACAACCAAGAACGCCCAGATCGGTTATCGGACATGCAGTCAAGCCTGATCGCCTCTAACGACAAAGCTTATTAATTTACTCCACTGTCTTACCTGCACTGTCACGGCTTTCTGTTGTCGGGACATGGTTCAAATATGAAGCATCGCCCAGTGATCAAAGCCAGTGGCAACGAAAACAGATATAACCTACTCCGCCAACTGCTCCTCCTTCGCTAGCCTGGACGGATGCGCTTCATTAGCAGACTTCAAATTAGATTTGTACACCAAAATATGAGTGTATATTTGCGTAAAAATGTCATATGCGCCTGCAACTCTCTCTGAAAACATTTATCCGACTGATACTGGGGTGCAAGAATTCAAACTGTGACGTGTGTCCGATAATGGGCACATCGGCGTTTCATCGTTTCTAAGCAGGGTCTGAGCAGGATAGCTACATGGCTAAgcgagctaacgttagctaccCAGCTAGCTCTCTGCGACACGAATGTAAGTGCTGGTAGAAAGCACAAGCAAATGCAAGCGGCCCAAGTGAACTCCGGTACAGACCAACAACAGTCGGTACCACCGAAGCTCATGAAATCCAACAGCTTAGGTAAAACAGTAGAAAATACGAGTAAACGTTAAGTTAATTACCACATCGCTCACCAGCTCTAGGCATCCACCCTCTTGACAGCGAATCCCCTGTCCGTATGACTACCGTTAAGAACACATCAATAAAAGCGTACACTTCCGGTACAcccttcacaataaaactgtCACAGAAAAACGTGTATTGTACAAAAACCGCTTTGAGTACTAAAACCACAGAGTCAAATTTGGTGCCAGCTGGAATTTCAAGATGACTTCCAAGTCGTTTTCTATTTTGCATAATATAATCACCAATTCAACAGACCTATTTACCATAAAGACAGCCAGTGCCATAAAGCAATTTTGAGCTGAATTAAAATATGGATGGGAATGTGCGCCATGAAAGATAATTCTGCTGTTGCACTCCTTGTAAATCCTTCTGAACACTTCAGCTGCCTGCAATAGCATGATTTTTGAgttatttcctttctttgagGTTCTTCCAAAATGACTCCATTGACATCGTGTCTTTGTGATAACCACCTTTCACTTAAGCcatatgctgttgtttttgttgtttagaCTCCGACTACGCctaaaaaagaataatttgttCGTGCAATAGACTAAGCGTGTCTCGCCCTCTAAAGTTTGAGAAAGAATATTACATCCTGTACTCCGCACTTTTACAAACGGTCACTTGGGGGCGTTGAGGTCCACAAATTGCTGTTGGGCACAGCAGGAGGTGGATGTGAGCCTCACTGTATGTCTCTTTTACGACCTTAAAAGTTGACTAAACGCGCTCTGCAGAGATCAGAACATTTATGAAAGAAACAACTAACACGTCGTCCTCTAAGAGACTGTAATGACAATGGAACTGTAAAGGTGTATTAATTGTACTCATGGTAGTATGATATTTGGCTTCAATGCTTCTAAGAAAGAGTGTGAGAAAAGGACTTGAGATAATTACACATAGCCAAAGAAAGCCACTGGATATCAGATGACttcattttataaatatatgcttttacataaaaaaaaaatgtgcataaaatatattaatgtttATTGTATCAATATGATCAAGAAGTTCACATGGGACATGAAGAAAACGTAAACCCAAAATACAGaagtttttttgaaaaagtcaaCAGAATATTTAAGATGCATGAAAAAACAAGTTCTATGGTGATATggaacaaaatacaaaatcctAACACACAATACATGCTGCAGTACAGTTATACACAACATAAGAACTTAGTGTGTTGGttggcacaaacacactcaaatacaaacacacccacatgaATATGTGAATATATGACTAAACACCTTGAATATGAATACAGAAAGTATCAAACTTCAGACTGCCGTGACTGTTATGCAAATGAATATACCAGTCATATATCATACAATATTTTGTAATGTTGACTATAATGCAAGTAGTAATGCATTGTGCAATGACTATTCCTTTTGTAGGCAGCTCCTTTATCTATTTGAGAAGGTTGTACAGTGAGTGCAACAGTAGAATGAGCTGCAACACTGTCGCTGGCAGCTCACCGAACTATGTGCCACAGTGTTGGTATAGTGATGACACTCCCCTGCCAACATGGGCTCGTTGGGAGGGGGGGCTGTGTCTCTTGTAGGAGGGGCATGTCTGGATCTGAACTGGATGCCCTTCAAAAAGCACTCCCTCTGACCTGCTCGGCCCCACTCAGCCCAGCTAGTTGAGCACAGCGGAGTACTGCAAGCCCATTTGGACATCATGGGACTCACACAGGACCCCAACTTCCAAAAACTGCAGGACTGGTACACAGCCCACGCCCTGAACCTCAACATGAGGCATATGTTTGAAGCTGACAAGGAGAGATTCAACAAGCTCAGGTACAGCGTCAATGATCAAGAGGCGCATAGTACATAAATGAGCTGTATTATTAGTCTGATTAcatggtaataataataataatactcaaaaaaaatacaacaatctCTGTTCTTGTCAGTTGATGTCCTTTTGTGTTCTGACAGCCTAACACTGAAAACTGAGGATGGAGACATTCTTCTGGATTACTCCAAGAATCTCCTCACTGATGAAGTCATAAAGATGTTGGTCGATCTGgtaatttaatttccatttcaatTCTTAGCGGCCTTTTAAATGCTAGAGTAGATCTGCTTATCGGCCTTGATAATAAAATTTGATGAAAAGCTGATGTGGACAGCTATGAGGTGGAAATCCCATTGGACATTGCTGCAAGCTGCAAGTCTGGGTCCTCTCATCTCATACAAGCTTTACcttgaaacaaaatgtgtgtttatgtaattaTATACAGAATGTAAGTTAAATGTATTGTTTGGAGTCAGTTTAGTCAACAGTTTCATTTATAACCACAATATACACTTTGAATATTtatctgctgctgtaatgaaTCAATGTTGACTGTCGTTTTCAGGCCAAGTCAAGAGGCGTTGAAGCTGCCAGAGAGAAGATGTTCAGTGGAGAGAAGATCAACTTCACTGAGGTGCTCATTGTTGATCACATGTCAGCTGTGGCTTGAATTATGGCAGTGTTTACTTCTTGACATTTATGCTGGTGCGCTGAAGCAGGCACTGACACAGCATTTACACCACATGACACAGTGACTCTTTCACGTAAGCTTCTCTTTGGcttgttttaaaactgaataCACTGAATACAGCAGCTGGATAATCGTTGACCCCTTGATCACCAGCAGCATAAGCAGTCAACAGTAAAGGTTAAATGCCACAGCGCTgagtacgtgtgtgtctgtttcctgGTGCTGTGGATATGTAGGGTCGCGCTGTGCTCCATGTGGCTCTGAGGAACCGTTCCAACACTCCCATCATGGTGGAGGGTAAGGATGTGATGCCAGAAGTCAACAAAGTTCTTGAGAAGATGAAAGGCTTCTGTCATGTGAGTGACACAAAGCTACAAAATCACAAAGTTTTGTTACACTGGAGTTCATACAGTGACCAGGATGACAACCTTCCATCTCATGAAGGGTTGTTGCAGCTATCCACATTTTGTGAAGGAATCTGCTTAATGTTTCCGATGGTTGTGTTTATCTGTTGCAGAAAGTTCGCAGCGGTGAGTGGAAGGGTTACACAGGGAAAGCCATCACCGATGTTGTCAATGTCGGCATCGGAGGATCTGATCTCGTGAGTTCACTTCACGGAGAAGTTGcattttttatacatttattacAAAATTTCAATGAACCATGCTTTTACAGTGACCCACGTTTACCCCTGTGAGCTGCCCAGTGCAACCATCTGAATTTGAACTTGAACTGATTTGAATTGTAGGGCCCCTTGATGGTGACTGAAGCCCTGAAGCCTTACTCCAAGGGTGGACCGCGTGTGTGGTTTGTGTCAAATATTGATGGAACGCATATCGCCAAAACCCTGGCACAACTGAATGCTGAGACAGTTCTCTTCATCATCGCATCCAAGGTGTtcacacaaagcacatttttgaAACTGCATCATAATAACGTGTTGGATCtattgaatttttaaaaaaaaattgcaacaaAATCTTTCCTGGACAGACCGATAAATTAAGTTTCCCTTTAGACAGATGAATGTGGTCATGCTGTACAACATGAGATGCTCCTTCTTCAGGCAATGTTACGTCAGCTGACATTCATGTCTGAATATCTTTCATATCAGCCTTCCAGCCTTGGCTTGAATGATATGGAAAGATCAGTAGCAGATAAAAAATTAACAAGTTATTGCAAAATGTttgagattatttttctgtcctgtgctgATGTGTCATTTTGTAAGAAAACTATCTATTTCCTCCTTTGCGGGCAGAACTCTAACTTGAGTTTAGTTGCATTATGTATATTAATATTTGGTTATCTGTGTATTTTGTCTATTTAATTCTTTACTAAAAGACATTCACCACCCAAGAGACCATAACCAATGCTGAGTCTGCCAAAGCTTGGTTCCTTGAACATGCCAAAGATGTAAGTATGAAGCCCCCTCAGACAACAGCAGCGTTTTGGTAGTCGGCTGATTGATACCCATCAGTCTTATCCTCTCTATGTTTCTACAGAAAGCTGCTGTCGCCAAGCACTTTGTGGCCCTTTCCACAAATGGAGTAAGTCACAAAACCTTATTTACAGGTttactcttctctctctgtccagacATTTGATCCTGACTgtcctgtgtttctctgtctccccctcagCCCAAAGTGAAGGACTTCGGCATTGACACAGAGAACATGTTTGAGTTCTGGGATGTGAGTGCACTTTAAGGCTTAAAACAGACTGCATACAGCAGTTCCTGTCTTCATCCATAGACTGTGATAGGGGTTATAGGCAGAAGCTATAAATAAACTAGACTTTTGACCTGTGAAGTAGGTGGGACAGACACTCTGGTCAGCAGCTGCTGGGTAATCAGAAGCCTCTCTCTCAGACTCAGTTATTATTGGTAGCGACCTTCTCTCTTGCAGAGGTTACTGTAAAGGCTAGGTTGCATCAAAGGTCAGAAAGCTGCATTTAGTTACATTGTTGGTATTTACACAGTAACAGCTATTATATGCccttcatgaaaaaaaatggctgccaCGTCACGAATATAAAGTTTTTATCTCTCAAAGAGAAACTTGAAGAATGACACAGGACTTATGCAAAAGATCAAAAGCTCAGTGCAAACTAAACTGTGTTGTTGACCTTTATTAAACggttattaaaatataaatattatctCCTGAGTGTGCAGGTActtcaacacaaaaaaatgtgaggTTATCAGCACCTTCTACAGTGTGAAAAACTTGTTTCTCATTCATTAAAACACCACAGTTTCACATAGGAATTCTGTATCAGACACAGTATTTTcagaaattttcttttttctttttttcttttctttttttttttttgcttttagtgGGTTGGTGGGCGTTTCTCCTTGTGGTCTGCAATTGGAATGGCCATTGCTCTGCATATTGGTACGTacaatgaaaatacacatttttgttttttcagccgTGCAAAACTAAAACATTGCCAAGTCTCTGTGTTTGGAATCTGAACTTGTCTGACTCTGACTCCTCCCACTAGTAACGACACTGTGGCAGACAGTAATGTGTGCATCATCCCTCCAATATCAGAGATGTTAGAATGGCACAAGATGCTAGCATCTCTGTGAGGCACATCACTGCTGACATCTGCATTCtaacacattcacaaaacattaaaatgcagaTGTTTAGCAGGTACGATGTCTGCAGTGTTCGCCACCTTAGTAGCATGTTTATGTTTGATAACCATGGCACTAAAAATAATATACAGTTAATGGGACTGTCACTAGTTTTTCAGATACAGTCATAAACTAAAattggatgaaaatgaaagatattACCACAGTTATTGCAACTGATCCTTAGGGTGGGGAGCCAGGCTGAAATTACAAGAATCGTTCCAAACAGCCAGTTCAACTGTTTAACCGATCATTTATTCAGTCAGTTAATTTCTCTGTCatacctcctctcctcatcaGGTTTCGACAACTTTGAAAAACTTCTTTCAGGAGCTCATTGGATGGTAGGCCTTTCTTCAGTCCCTTCCGTTTTCTACCTTTCTGACTATTCATATGAGTCTTCCTGGAGAAAGgatgaagtgaaatgtgaatgtaaacTCTCATCTCTCCATCTGCTGCAGGATAAGCACTTCCGCTCTGCTCCTTTGGATAAGAATGCTCCTGTCCTGCTGGCTCTGCTGGGCATCTGGTACATCAACTTCTTCCATGCTGAGACCCACGCCATGTTGCCCTATGACCAATACATGCACCGCTTCACTGCCTACTTCCAACAGGTCAGCCTCACTCATTAACGCAAGAACATCCCAGAGAGGATCAGGTATTTTGTATCAACAGATAAGGATTTTGAAATGACTGTGGATGCTATCAGACTTTGCATGGTGATATTAACGCAGTTTGACAAAGCAATGCCCAACACAATGTCTGTGGTAATAGTCCACACCCATCAGTGACAGGGTTGCTAAGTGTTTGTTATCTACAGGGTGACATGGAGTCAAATGGAAAGTACATCACTAATCATGGAGCACGTGTGAACTACCACACTGGGCCAATAGTGTGGGGAGAGCCGGGAACCAATGGACAGCATGCCTTCTACCAGCTTATCCATCAAGGTAACGCCACTAAAAATAATCATTCAACCGTTCCCGTCTTGTCATGAGTCTTTGGTTTACTTGTGTCATTATCACAGCCTAACTGTTTTCATCTCAGGAACACGCATGGTACCTTCAGACTTCCTGATCCCAGCTCAGTCACATCATCCCATCAGGGACAACCTGCACCACAAGGTATCACCATGTTAGGGTAATTACTTGTCTAAAGCAGTGTATTGAATGGGTAGAAACCGTGTGTTCAAGATACGATACATTTCCTCACCTTGTTTAATAAGCCATCAAGTCCTTGTGAACATCTTTTGGTGATAAGTCCTTGAGGGCAAGGAAATAAATGTCTGTGCTCTAGGAGTCTCAATCACACTTCCACAGAGCTTTTACCTTTTTACTGTCAGGTGTagttaaatatatatttttttagacAGACACATAGAGAACCCCAAAATGAGGAAGTTCACAATTTAACACtgtaacattattttaaaaaagatttgcATAACTCCACTGTCACTGTCAGATTTTTGATCCGCTACAGGTCTATTCACACATTGTTGTCTAACACAGATACTACAGTCTTTCCATTTACAGTCTATAACTCATTCTGGAGCAGAAAACTGTATTGCACTGTATCTGAAGGTCTGTATGTTTGATGTGGCTGTAGATCCTGCTTGCCAACTTCCTGGCCCAGACGGAGGCCCTGATGAAGGGTAAGACCACAGAGGAGGCCAGGAAGGAGCTGCAGGCCAGTGGAGTGAGTGGGGAGGCTCTGGAGAAAATCCTGCCACACAAAGTAAGTGAAATGAAGGGGGAAAATGACTATAGAGATGACAAACTATAGTGAGGTACCAGAATCAGAGTAAGAAAGCACTGGAGGTAGCGCCCCCCAGTGACCATGAATAAACATGGTTATGCAAATCTTATTATGAACATGTGTGACAGTGGCAAGGTCTGTATGATGAAGTCTTTACCCATGTTTATTTTAGGTATTCCAAGGAAACAGGCCAACAAACTCAATCATCTTCAAGAAACTGACCCCATACACGCTCGGAGCACTCATAGGTGAGAGTAAACAGTATTTCTCGTGACATCCAGCCACTGATATAAAAAAGGAAACTGCTACTGCAAATGGTTAAAGagatagttttatttttatttagctattTTATGGCTAGTCTCCTAAATGAAGGTCATAATAAAATCACTTTCAGGCATACTATAGAGCATATGCATACCTGATTATAGACAGCTGCACGCACACTCAGGCATACGTAATCATAGGCACATACAACTTTCACAGACACATAAGCATCTGTATAtctaaacaaatacacacatactgacagTGAAGTTATGCAAAGTATCACCAGAGTTAGCCAGGATCTACATTCTACTGTCCATCAGCTGTATTACACAATATACACATATAACGGTTTGACCTGACTGCGCAGCTGAACATTTTCTCACGTGTTTCACCACTGTGGGCCATCATTACAGACCATTATGTAGTGCAACTCACTCATTTCTATTTCTCACCTCTGTGCAGAGATTGTAAGATAATTCTTACGGCAATCTGAAATCTGTCCTCTCTGAGATGCATTAATAACTGGCATGACTCTAAATTAGGCTGCGAGATAACCTTTCAGAATATCTTTAGATTGATATTGTAGTAAATAGAAATAACAGTAACTCACACTGGAAAATTCCTGAAACAAAATACCATAATTTACAGAAGAGGTTCGGTCAGGATGCTAC
The Scatophagus argus isolate fScaArg1 chromosome 1, fScaArg1.pri, whole genome shotgun sequence DNA segment above includes these coding regions:
- the gpib gene encoding glucose-6-phosphate isomerase b, with translation MGLTQDPNFQKLQDWYTAHALNLNMRHMFEADKERFNKLSLTLKTEDGDILLDYSKNLLTDEVIKMLVDLAKSRGVEAAREKMFSGEKINFTEGRAVLHVALRNRSNTPIMVEGKDVMPEVNKVLEKMKGFCHKVRSGEWKGYTGKAITDVVNVGIGGSDLGPLMVTEALKPYSKGGPRVWFVSNIDGTHIAKTLAQLNAETVLFIIASKTFTTQETITNAESAKAWFLEHAKDKAAVAKHFVALSTNGPKVKDFGIDTENMFEFWDWVGGRFSLWSAIGMAIALHIGFDNFEKLLSGAHWMDKHFRSAPLDKNAPVLLALLGIWYINFFHAETHAMLPYDQYMHRFTAYFQQGDMESNGKYITNHGARVNYHTGPIVWGEPGTNGQHAFYQLIHQGTRMVPSDFLIPAQSHHPIRDNLHHKILLANFLAQTEALMKGKTTEEARKELQASGVSGEALEKILPHKVFQGNRPTNSIIFKKLTPYTLGALIAMYEHKIFIQGVMWEINSFDQWGVELGKQLAKKIEPELSDTAEVHSHDSSTNGLINFLKKNFA